A DNA window from Pseudoalteromonas spongiae UST010723-006 contains the following coding sequences:
- the lpxC gene encoding UDP-3-O-acyl-N-acetylglucosamine deacetylase codes for MIKQRTITEKVSAVGVGLHKGEKVSITLRPASANTGIVFRRVDLDPVVDFETTPEAVGDTQLCTCLINKDGVRLSTTEHLIAAIAALGLDNLIVELDSPEVPIMDGSSLPFIYLIQKAGIEEQNAAKRFIRITETVRVEDGDKWAEIEPYDGFHIDFEIAFNHPAINESRQRIGLDITAKNFIEQISRARTFGFMRDIEYMHANNLALGGSMDNAVVLDDFKVLNPDGLRYPDEFVKHKILDCVGDLFMTGHNLLGKVTAYKSGHDLNNKLLRKLMATESAWEWATFEESVTMAAPGLETATA; via the coding sequence ATGATTAAGCAGCGTACCATAACTGAAAAAGTCAGTGCCGTAGGTGTTGGATTACATAAGGGTGAAAAGGTTTCTATCACTCTCCGACCTGCTAGTGCGAATACAGGTATTGTATTTCGCCGGGTAGACCTTGATCCTGTTGTTGATTTTGAAACAACACCTGAGGCCGTGGGCGATACTCAATTATGTACATGCTTAATTAATAAAGATGGCGTTCGCTTATCGACTACTGAGCATTTAATCGCTGCAATTGCAGCATTAGGCTTAGACAATCTAATTGTTGAATTAGATAGCCCTGAAGTGCCAATAATGGATGGTAGTTCATTACCATTTATTTACCTTATTCAAAAGGCTGGCATCGAAGAGCAAAATGCAGCTAAACGTTTTATTCGCATTACCGAAACGGTGCGTGTTGAAGACGGTGATAAGTGGGCTGAGATTGAACCATATGATGGTTTTCATATCGACTTTGAAATTGCGTTTAACCACCCAGCAATTAACGAAAGTCGCCAACGTATTGGTTTAGACATTACAGCTAAGAACTTTATCGAGCAAATTAGCCGAGCACGTACATTTGGCTTTATGCGTGATATCGAATATATGCACGCTAACAACTTAGCGCTTGGTGGCAGCATGGATAATGCTGTTGTACTTGATGACTTTAAAGTACTTAACCCTGATGGATTGCGCTACCCTGATGAGTTTGTAAAACACAAGATTTTAGATTGTGTTGGTGATTTGTTTATGACAGGTCATAACTTACTTGGTAAAGTAACTGCATATAAATCAGGCCATGATCTGAATAATAAGCTACTTCGTAAGTTGATGGCGACTGAATCAGCTTGGGAATGGGCAACATTTGAAGAGTCTGTCACTATGGCTGCACCAGGTTTAGAAACTGCAACAGCTTAG
- a CDS encoding YbaN family protein, with amino-acid sequence MLKKTVIRSVWLVIGLVSLLLGVLGVFLPLLPTTPFVLLSAFCFSKSSTRMHSWLLSHRIFGQLITDWEAHGVIRTKIKVIATSSMLLLVSYPLFFIPFPIWLKAIVVICIVSVLLFIWSRPSKPSDNQVKDPLKL; translated from the coding sequence GTGTTAAAAAAGACTGTTATTCGTTCAGTTTGGTTAGTAATTGGTTTGGTCAGTTTATTGCTGGGAGTACTTGGGGTTTTTCTTCCGTTACTACCGACCACTCCTTTTGTATTGTTATCAGCATTTTGCTTTTCTAAATCGTCAACGCGAATGCATTCATGGCTATTGAGTCATCGAATATTCGGTCAATTAATCACGGATTGGGAAGCGCATGGTGTAATAAGAACAAAAATTAAAGTAATCGCGACTAGCTCCATGTTGTTACTAGTTTCCTACCCATTATTCTTTATTCCATTCCCAATATGGCTGAAAGCGATTGTCGTGATTTGCATTGTAAGCGTTTTGTTGTTTATTTGGAGTAGACCTTCAAAACCAAGTGACAATCAAGTTAAAGATCCGCTTAAACTGTGA
- a CDS encoding DUF481 domain-containing protein codes for MKLRYLASVVAIALTNQAIADEDKTWEASSELGAIITSGNTETTTFKFGANAKHDIGKWTNEYKLNALYKEDEVTLESGLKDTQRTNEKYGAAIQGNYNLGEKHSHLFVGLTHDSDYFGAYRHETVLSGGYGFRLIDESNMTLGFDFGPGYKYFQYSEKNQEFFKDGRPKAGERDDEWIALAKADFSWTISDNAKFTQRVKVESGSTNTKSISETALLTKINGSLQMKVGFNVTHNSEVDADKVNTDTETVLTLVYSF; via the coding sequence ATGAAATTAAGATATTTAGCGTCAGTTGTAGCAATTGCACTTACTAATCAAGCGATTGCTGACGAAGATAAAACATGGGAAGCAAGTAGCGAGCTTGGTGCCATTATTACCAGTGGTAATACCGAAACGACCACGTTTAAGTTCGGTGCAAATGCTAAACATGACATTGGTAAATGGACCAATGAATACAAGTTAAACGCACTTTATAAAGAAGACGAAGTGACGCTTGAAAGCGGCTTAAAAGATACACAGCGTACTAACGAAAAATATGGTGCAGCGATTCAAGGTAACTACAACCTTGGTGAAAAGCACTCTCATTTATTCGTTGGTTTAACGCACGATAGTGATTACTTTGGTGCATACCGTCACGAAACAGTACTGTCAGGCGGTTATGGTTTTCGTTTGATTGATGAGTCAAATATGACACTTGGTTTTGACTTTGGTCCGGGTTACAAATATTTCCAGTATTCAGAGAAAAACCAAGAGTTTTTCAAAGACGGTCGCCCTAAAGCAGGTGAGCGCGATGATGAATGGATTGCACTAGCTAAAGCTGACTTTAGCTGGACAATCAGCGATAACGCTAAGTTTACCCAACGCGTTAAAGTTGAATCAGGTAGTACCAATACCAAAAGTATTTCTGAAACTGCATTACTGACTAAGATCAACGGCTCACTACAAATGAAAGTTGGCTTTAACGTAACTCACAACTCAGAAGTTGATGCTGATAAAGTAAATACAGATACTGAGACAGTATTGACCTTGGTGTATAGCTTTTAA
- a CDS encoding mechanosensitive ion channel domain-containing protein, translating into MDSAAKWLNENSDLLLHYGLQTVVAIVILLVGIRVAKVCEKLTKKAIEKKKVDKAVGSFLANIVYALVFAATVLMALSQVGIETTSFIAILGAAGLAVGLALQGSLSNFASGVLIIILRPFKSGEFIDAAGHSGSVSKIEIFSTELLTPDNKTIIVPNSAIMGGAIVNYSRQATRRVDIMVGVSYDSCLKQTREVLENVIKSNDKVLKDPAFFIGVHTLGDSSVNFVTRSWAKTEDYWAVYFYLQENFKLALDEAGISIPFPQMDVHLNKISE; encoded by the coding sequence ATGGATTCTGCAGCTAAATGGTTGAACGAAAACTCTGATTTACTTTTACATTACGGCTTACAAACTGTAGTCGCGATTGTCATTTTATTAGTGGGCATTCGCGTAGCAAAAGTATGTGAAAAATTAACCAAAAAAGCGATCGAAAAGAAAAAAGTAGATAAAGCGGTTGGTTCGTTTTTAGCAAATATTGTGTACGCACTTGTATTTGCGGCAACAGTACTAATGGCACTTTCACAAGTTGGTATTGAAACAACATCGTTTATTGCAATTTTGGGTGCAGCGGGTTTAGCGGTTGGTTTAGCGTTACAAGGCTCTCTTTCAAACTTTGCATCGGGCGTGCTTATTATTATTCTGCGTCCATTTAAATCAGGTGAGTTTATTGATGCTGCGGGTCATTCAGGTAGTGTTTCTAAAATCGAGATTTTTTCAACAGAACTGTTAACACCTGATAACAAAACAATCATAGTACCAAACTCGGCAATTATGGGTGGCGCTATTGTAAACTACAGCCGTCAAGCAACGCGTCGTGTTGATATTATGGTTGGTGTTAGCTACGACTCATGTCTAAAGCAAACGCGTGAAGTGCTTGAAAATGTAATCAAATCAAATGATAAAGTACTTAAAGACCCTGCATTTTTCATCGGTGTTCACACTTTAGGTGACTCAAGCGTTAACTTTGTAACGCGCTCTTGGGCAAAAACTGAAGATTATTGGGCAGTTTATTTTTACCTTCAAGAAAACTTCAAACTTGCATTAGATGAAGCGGGTATTTCGATTCCTTTCCCTCAAATGGATGTTCATTTAAACAAAATTAGCGAGTAA